Below is a genomic region from Luteitalea sp..
CGGCTCTTCTGCTCCACGGTGCCGACGAAGCCCGGTCCAAAGGGGCCCACCCAGGAAATCATGGCCGCGGTCGTCGACATGAAACAGCGGAATCCGTCGTGGGGTTGCCCCCGGATTGCTCAACAGATCGCCCTGGCCTTCGGCGTTCCCATCAACAAGGACGTCGTGCGGCGCATCCTCGCCGTTCGGTGCCGGTCCGCACCAGACTCGCCTGGGCCGTCGTGGCTCACCGTCCTCGGTCAGACGAAGGACAGTCTGTGGAGTCTCGACTTGTTTCGTTGCGAATCGGCCGTGCTGCGCACCCACTGGGTGCTCGTCGTGATGGACCAATGCACACGCCGCATCGTGGGCTTTGGCGTGCATCGTGGCGACGTGGATGGCGTGGGACTGTGCCGGATGTTCAATCGCGCGACTCGAGGCCAATCCTCGCCGAAATATCTCAGTTCGGACCACGATCCCCTGTATCGGTTCCACCAATGGCAGGCGAATCTGCGCATCCTGGACATCAGGGAGATCAAGACGGTGCCGTACGTGCCGCTCTCCCATCCCTTCGTTGAACGGCTGATTGGCACCATTCGGCGCGAATGTCTGGACCGCACCCTGTTCTGGACGGCCGCGGATCTGGAGTCGAAGCTCCTCGACTTCCAACGGTACTATAACGGCCATCGCACACATGCGGGGCTGGACGGGCGCACGCCGGAATCGAGCACAGATCCTGGCGGCGTCCGCGCGAGTGTGAGTTCGTA
It encodes:
- a CDS encoding transposase, which produces MRDLAVLFLHLLATVARLAGPGGARSVVAESVLVKQQLLILNRSRKRSPNLRFSDRLVAGVCALLMRPRRLIRSAIILKPSTLLSLHRALTQRKYGRLFCSTVPTKPGPKGPTQEIMAAVVDMKQRNPSWGCPRIAQQIALAFGVPINKDVVRRILAVRCRSAPDSPGPSWLTVLGQTKDSLWSLDLFRCESAVLRTHWVLVVMDQCTRRIVGFGVHRGDVDGVGLCRMFNRATRGQSSPKYLSSDHDPLYRFHQWQANLRILDIREIKTVPYVPLSHPFVERLIGTIRRECLDRTLFWTAADLESKLLDFQRYYNGHRTHAGLDGRTPESSTDPGGVRASVSSYRWQPHCRGLYQTPMAA